ATCGAGTGAAACAGTTTTCACTCTGAAAAGAGGTAATGATCGTTTTCAAGGAAATTAAACTCAACCAGACACCCAAAGCCTGAGCCGTGATATTTACAGTTGAATGGGCCCATGTAATTTGTATGTTCCAAGAAAAGGCATCATAAAATATGTATAGCGTTCCACTCTGGTAATTCCAAAGGGGGTAAAATAGAAGATTGTGCtcacatccactcacacacacaggtttttctttgttttgctgTTCACTGTTTATTAGGGGTTTAGTTCAATGACAAAAACGTGTATAAAAATGCTATGTTCTTTTCTAGTTTACCATTCAGTGCCGTTAGTCAACTCCAGGCTCCCAACATTCAAAAAGCGCATTTTTTGTCCATAAGGTGGCAGCACTGTGCAAGGGCATTCTTGGTCTTCCAGATAAGAGTTCTGTTTTTGTCCCTTTTTTTAACCCTTTATTCCCTTTCTTTTCAGCAAAATAATTATCATATAATATGTGCAATATGTGGTCCCTTGAAATTCAAATCCACGTGTGACTGGTGCAAAGCGTGAATGGGTAAAAATACAATaattataatcataataataagtaAACAAAACACTTTTTTTCATTCACAGCTTTACAAAGATCAAGGCTCACTATTGTTCCTTCTCCAGGTCACCAATAATATTGGCTTTTAAAATATGTAGATGTGGGTGTGGTGTCGTGTTGTTgatgctgtgttgttgttgttgatgatgttgttgtttaCATCGTGTCAGAATTGCTCACATGAGTGTTCAAAACAAAAAGAGCCCTGAACTGATAGCTTGAATAATTATATGTGTGTCAAAAAACAAGGCCCTTAAATGAATAAGGTCTCTCAATTCTTGCCGGCAAAAACATGATTATGGTGTCTTTTTGTTAGTAGTCAACGTTAATTATAGAGTGCCCTTTTTTACAATGATTTAAATGaaaaggctttcatgaattcccttgGACGAGACCTGAGTGTGTGCTTAAGAGTTAATGGACCATACAATGTCAGCATCTCTCTCCCCAGTGGAAATTAGTAGAAGTACAATCATGAAATAAATACCATAAGCTTAAAGATAGTTACATCGGAAGACATCACAAACattaacaaaccaaagaaaaaatACCCACGACAACAACGTTTAAACAGACAAACTCGCAATCACAGGAACAAAAAAAAGCAGCAGTTTAGTAATAAGTGTAGGTTAAAGGTAGCTTACATGCAATCTGGGAAAGCTTGTGATGACAGCCATAGCCATGCTGACGTTATCCCAGTATGAATCGGGAGCCGATTCAAAGAGTGCTGTGCTTGTCTACCTCCCTCCATACCCCTGGGGTATTTCAAGAACTTGGCTCAGTCGTAAACTAGGGTaacttaaccttgaggtagtggtaactCATCTAATAGCAGAGCCTGGGGTTCTCATTTTCTTAACCAAAATGGCACCTGCGTGCTATTTATTAGCCGATTTGCCGCTTCCAGTAGGTTAACTCGGCCGAGTTCATCACTTTACcacgttcttggaatacccctttATTCACTTCAGCATGGATTGGTCAAGGCAAGGCTAGCCGCCATTCGCTGGCTCAATGAGATTCAGTGGTACTGTTTGTTGGTTTGATTAATTTTTTTTCTAACTGTCTTTCATATGCAAGGAGCACTTCATAcatgtgtgcaaaaaaaaaccaaccaaccaaccaactagggccccatttctcgaaagcatggttgctaaccagttagcaacttcgaaAGGTGCCAATGGGAAACAGCATTGCCACCAAGCAAGTTGCTGACATGGCTAGCATTGATGCTGACGACAAaaaaaatgcaccccagactggTCAAGGTCAGGTCTTGGGCCCTCCACACATTGGTAccgacagcactgcagagcactttcacttccgagacaattccgacccccgcacacaatttcacaACAGCAGAGAATGGATAGTCAATAGGTGGCTCAGACCAAAATAGAACTCTTCTCTAAATGCCAGCCGATACCTGCGGACATCGGCCCCgctgtgcggggttgtattgacaacaatggaatcgaacttttgcggagcagtgctctacACTTtatcggagccgatgtgcggaggcccttaaggGTTGCTGGAGAGGCTTTGGCTCAGGTCTCCGTTCGTAACATAAGTCGTCCCTTCGCCTCCTCCGGGACTCTCCATGTCCGTGGTGTAGTGGGAAGGCTGCTgctgatagtggtggtggtggtggtggtggtggtggtccagGGGAGACGTCGTCGTCTTGGTCTCCATGATGGGCCCCACCTGCGACGACGCCTGGGGCCCCTGCAGCAGGAAGCAGGTGGACCCCCCGCCGCCACCGCAGCACTCCCACATGCCCTGCGACACGCTGGTGCTGAACAGCCGCCGGCATGGGTGGCAGAACTGGTAGAAGAGCAACATGAAGAAGATGGCCACCGAGTAGCCCACCAGGAGCACCAGGGCCAGCACGGGCTCGTCCCAGGCGCGGTAGAAGTCTGTCTGGTAGGCGTGCCAGAGCAGCGTCAGCGCCCCGTTCTCCAGGAAGCGCAGCCCGTAGTAGGACGCGGCGTGGCGCCAGCCGTGCCCCTTGTCGATCAGGTCCGGGTCGCAGAGTCTCAGCTGCACGGCCGACCAGCAGAACATGTTGATGCCCGCGTAGAGGAAGGtgagcagcaccagcaccatggTGGTGCCCACGCGCGTCAGCGTCTTCTCGATGTTCTCCGGGAACGGCGAGCCGCTGCGCCAGAAGAGCGCCCAGGGGTAGAGCGTGAAGAGCAGGAAGTTGGCCAGCACCACGGGGAGCACCCAGATCTGCAGCACGGAGCTGAAGAGGACCAGGACGGTGACGCGCGTGGCGATCTCGAAGCTGCGCCACAGGAAGATGCAGAGGTAGGCGCCGGGGCGCACGTCCACCTCGTAGTCGTCGTAGCGGATCTTGATGGCCAGGATGTTGCAGCGCAGCGCGCCGTACACGATGGACAGCAGCGAGATCACCATCAGCGTGCCTGCAGGTGGGACGACAGAAGAGAGGATGGAAACAGAGGGAAATGTTTGGATGTTCTGGACATTATACAGGGCATGAAAAACGAAATATTCTAACTATACTACAGATGGACAACAGagagcaaagaaagagagaataattTACTGTAGCATATATGTAGCATAGCATGCATGTAGCATGACTTTTACAACTTCAGTATAGCAAAGGGGGTGTACAGTACATGATAGGCAGCAAGGAGATGACTATCAGTGTACGTGCAAGTAGACACAAGGCagtgagaggagacagaaagaaagcataACAAGAAGAAAAAGATAATGCTCAAGATGTTTTATTTCAAATTAGCTGCTATATTTCGATCACCAGGGTTCAACAacaggaaaagacagaaagagcaaCAGAAGAAAAAGGCATCCAGTAACTTTCCTGTCAACCAGTAAATTAACTGCAAATGTCAAGATATTTTTGGCATCATATATTACGTACATGCAAGGGctattgagggggaaaaaacattcaTAAGAGGGTGTAAAGGAAATACGATGAAGTCATTAAGCTGCATTAGGCAACTTTTAAGTTAAATTAACCGGAACTGATAGAATTAAACTAAGATTACTGTATATGGAGCCAGCGCATGAAATAGGCTACTTAGAATTCTCTAGCTCCAAAGAAGGCCTGTAATTGGATTGGTGAA
The Engraulis encrasicolus isolate BLACKSEA-1 chromosome 12, IST_EnEncr_1.0, whole genome shotgun sequence DNA segment above includes these coding regions:
- the xk gene encoding membrane transport protein XK, which produces MRLPASVLVSVSLFTAETTAALYLSSTYRSAGDKIWQGFTLLFTLLPSVLVQLTLIFIHRDLSRDRPLVLLLHILQLGPIIRCLDAFCIYGSAGKFEEPYVTITRKKQVPRGKGGLSEEVEQEVGQAEGKLITHRAAFARTSVIQAFLGSAPQLTLQLYICVLQQGVSIGRGTLMVISLLSIVYGALRCNILAIKIRYDDYEVDVRPGAYLCIFLWRSFEIATRVTVLVLFSSVLQIWVLPVVLANFLLFTLYPWALFWRSGSPFPENIEKTLTRVGTTMVLVLLTFLYAGINMFCWSAVQLRLCDPDLIDKGHGWRHAASYYGLRFLENGALTLLWHAYQTDFYRAWDEPVLALVLLVGYSVAIFFMLLFYQFCHPCRRLFSTSVSQGMWECCGGGGGSTCFLLQGPQASSQVGPIMETKTTTSPLDHHHHHHHHHYQQQPSHYTTDMESPGGGEGTTYVTNGDLSQSLSSNP